One segment of Neobacillus endophyticus DNA contains the following:
- a CDS encoding EAL domain-containing protein yields MKINQKILIFMSILTVLSAAAFYIIVKFVILNTFNNVEKEAMNKQLNTVVFNLNNTKNELADDLANYAPWDDTYSFVQKQTLEHIEDDPYIQSSYVDSTYTSNHFNLIAIINKKGQVMYGRSFDLNKNKQVPIYQDFLPHISSENSWLLQHSNPTSVKTGIISLHEGPMLVVSEPIVTSNYQGPIRGTMIAGRLLSKSEIALLSRKTQSFLEIDHYKKDLIPLDVGKKDGSSKWVHIDNNNKISGYVLLPDIYGNPAFVLHVTSERTIYHSGETSIIYFYLYVSALFLLMVIFIVTFLNKSVISRISFLMQNIKEIIDNKDFSKRVAWKGKDELDDLIHEFNLMMSSMENYEDVIKQQAYFDPLTHLANRNLFYEKLERKIKRSKQNKMKFYVLFIDLDCFKYVNDTYGHDYGDLLLQHVANQLNESVPMGTLVSRLGGDEYTILLECEKAEIEAIISNILENLSKPFTINKDSLHVTASIGMSVYPDHGEEPGLLIKHADIAMYSVKNNGKNNFNIFSNRLENRILENDLHQALVNNEFTLVYQPQINVKTGKILGAEALIRWNHPTLGMVSPNEFIPIAESNGFINEIGEWVLRTACEQNMKWQSSGYSPITMSVNVSRRQLQQKSFIDMVKTILNGTGLSPQYLVLEVTESVPLENFDDTIITLTQLKELGVKIAIDDFGKGYTSLHYIEKFPLDFVKLDKSLIDNLKTGIESVTVKTIIDLCKSLNIATIAEGVETKEQLNTLSKYKCDKTQGYYVSKPLNKDHLEKHLISSEHGVLPFVKSK; encoded by the coding sequence ATGAAAATAAATCAAAAAATCCTCATCTTTATGAGTATTCTAACAGTCCTGTCCGCCGCAGCCTTTTACATAATCGTTAAGTTTGTAATTCTAAATACTTTTAATAACGTTGAAAAAGAAGCGATGAATAAACAATTAAATACGGTGGTATTTAACCTTAATAATACAAAAAATGAATTAGCTGATGATCTTGCAAACTATGCGCCTTGGGATGACACCTATTCATTTGTACAAAAACAAACTCTTGAACATATTGAAGATGATCCGTATATTCAAAGCAGTTATGTAGACTCTACTTATACCTCCAATCATTTCAATTTAATTGCGATCATCAATAAAAAAGGTCAAGTCATGTATGGACGTTCATTTGACTTAAATAAAAATAAGCAGGTTCCCATTTATCAGGATTTCTTACCTCATATTTCATCTGAGAATTCATGGTTACTTCAACACTCCAATCCAACCAGTGTCAAAACAGGAATCATCTCTCTTCATGAAGGTCCGATGCTTGTTGTTTCCGAACCGATTGTGACGAGTAACTATCAAGGTCCGATCCGCGGTACGATGATAGCTGGAAGACTGTTATCAAAATCAGAGATTGCCCTGCTTTCAAGGAAAACGCAAAGTTTTCTTGAAATCGATCACTATAAAAAAGATCTAATTCCTTTAGACGTAGGAAAAAAAGATGGGTCTTCTAAATGGGTCCATATTGACAATAACAATAAAATTTCAGGGTACGTGTTGCTTCCTGATATATATGGCAACCCGGCTTTTGTTCTTCATGTCACCTCTGAAAGAACGATCTACCATTCGGGTGAAACGAGTATCATCTATTTTTATTTATACGTAAGTGCCCTGTTTCTCCTAATGGTAATTTTTATTGTCACCTTCTTGAATAAGTCCGTCATTTCTAGAATAAGTTTCTTGATGCAAAACATAAAAGAAATCATTGATAATAAAGACTTTTCGAAGAGAGTGGCATGGAAAGGGAAAGATGAATTAGACGATCTCATTCATGAATTTAATTTGATGATGTCCTCTATGGAAAATTATGAAGATGTCATTAAACAGCAGGCCTACTTCGATCCATTAACACATTTAGCTAATCGAAACTTATTTTATGAAAAGCTGGAACGAAAGATTAAACGGTCTAAACAAAATAAAATGAAGTTTTATGTGCTGTTTATTGACTTAGATTGCTTTAAATACGTAAATGATACCTATGGTCATGATTATGGGGATTTGCTGCTGCAACATGTTGCAAATCAATTAAACGAAAGTGTTCCCATGGGAACCTTAGTTTCTCGGTTAGGCGGAGATGAATATACCATTTTATTAGAGTGTGAAAAAGCGGAAATAGAAGCCATTATCTCGAACATTCTAGAGAACCTATCCAAACCATTTACGATCAATAAAGATTCTTTACATGTGACAGCATCCATTGGCATGAGTGTTTATCCAGATCATGGCGAAGAGCCTGGATTGCTGATTAAACATGCAGATATCGCCATGTATTCTGTGAAAAATAATGGAAAAAATAATTTTAATATATTTTCAAACCGTTTAGAGAATCGGATTTTAGAAAATGATCTACATCAAGCGTTGGTTAATAACGAGTTCACTCTTGTATACCAGCCGCAAATTAACGTTAAGACCGGTAAGATACTAGGAGCAGAAGCATTAATTCGTTGGAATCATCCTACACTGGGAATGGTCTCACCTAATGAATTTATTCCGATTGCAGAATCAAATGGGTTTATTAACGAAATAGGTGAGTGGGTTTTACGAACGGCTTGTGAACAAAACATGAAGTGGCAATCTAGTGGATATTCTCCCATTACGATGTCTGTTAATGTTTCTAGAAGACAGCTGCAGCAGAAATCATTTATAGACATGGTAAAAACAATTTTGAACGGAACCGGATTATCGCCACAATATTTAGTACTTGAGGTAACAGAAAGTGTTCCATTAGAAAACTTTGACGATACAATAATTACACTTACACAACTGAAGGAACTGGGCGTAAAAATTGCCATAGATGATTTTGGAAAAGGGTATACGTCATTACATTATATAGAAAAATTCCCATTAGACTTTGTAAAATTAGATAAATCATTAATTGACAATCTTAAAACAGGTATCGAAAGTGTAACAGTAAAAACCATTATAGACCTATGCAAGTCTCTAAACATTGCTACAATTGCAGAAGGTGTAGAAACAAAAGAGCAATTAAATACCCTTTCTAAGTATAAATGTGACAAAACGCAAGGATATTATGTTAGTAAACCGTTAAATAAGGACCATTTGGAGAAACATCTAATCTCATCAGAGCATGGTGTACTTCCTTTTGTAAAAAGTAAATAA
- a CDS encoding anti-repressor SinI family protein, whose protein sequence is METSIIDKNEIDQEWLGLILEARALGLTIDEIREFIYNHEKFLAGV, encoded by the coding sequence ATGGAAACATCGATAATAGATAAAAATGAAATAGATCAAGAATGGTTAGGCTTAATCTTGGAAGCAAGAGCATTAGGGCTAACAATTGATGAAATAAGGGAATTTATATATAACCATGAGAAGTTTTTAGCCGGTGTTTAA
- a CDS encoding NAD(P)-dependent oxidoreductase: MLTAQNSTIGFIGTGVMGKSMATHLLHAGYTVLVYNRTRTRTKELLENGAIWKDTVAEIASEAHIIITMVGYPQDVEEIYLGEKGILNHAKAGTYVIDMTTSSPILARQIFEVACGKGIHALDAPVSGGDIGAKKGTLAIMVGGEKQDFDTIMPVLELMGTNIVYQGTAGAGQHTKMCNQIAIASNMIGVCEAMVYAKQAGLDPKTVLKSIETGAAGSWSLSNLAPRMINGDFEPGFYIKHFIKDMRIALESAEKMGLATPGLQLAKSLYDQLAEKGAENNGTQALYKLLDQQTLQTI, encoded by the coding sequence ATGCTGACTGCACAAAATTCAACCATAGGATTTATAGGTACAGGTGTTATGGGAAAAAGTATGGCAACTCATCTGTTACACGCAGGATATACAGTCTTAGTTTATAATCGCACTCGCACCCGTACGAAAGAGCTACTAGAAAATGGCGCGATTTGGAAAGATACTGTAGCTGAAATTGCTAGCGAGGCTCATATTATTATTACAATGGTTGGATACCCTCAAGATGTCGAAGAAATTTACTTAGGGGAAAAAGGGATTTTAAACCATGCTAAAGCGGGTACATATGTAATCGATATGACGACATCAAGTCCGATTTTAGCTCGTCAGATTTTTGAAGTAGCTTGTGGGAAAGGTATTCATGCATTAGATGCACCTGTTTCAGGTGGAGACATTGGAGCTAAAAAAGGAACTTTAGCCATAATGGTTGGGGGAGAAAAACAAGATTTTGACACCATCATGCCTGTATTAGAGCTAATGGGCACCAATATTGTCTATCAAGGCACGGCTGGAGCAGGACAACATACAAAAATGTGTAATCAGATTGCCATTGCTTCGAATATGATCGGAGTTTGTGAAGCAATGGTATATGCGAAGCAAGCAGGTTTGGATCCAAAAACTGTACTAAAAAGTATTGAAACAGGAGCAGCAGGAAGCTGGTCCCTTAGTAACCTAGCTCCACGAATGATTAATGGAGATTTTGAACCAGGATTTTATATTAAGCATTTTATCAAGGATATGAGAATTGCCCTTGAATCAGCAGAGAAAATGGGTTTAGCTACACCAGGATTACAATTAGCCAAATCTTTATATGATCAACTTGCTGAAAAAGGGGCAGAAAACAACGGCACACAAGCGTTATACAAACTATTAGATCAACAAACTTTGCAAACCATATGA
- a CDS encoding PhzF family phenazine biosynthesis protein gives MSKINYSIVDVFSQGKYTGNQLAVFKNAGNISDREMQQIAKEIHFSETTFILSDKESAGGYDVRIFTPNEEVPFAGHPTLGTAYIIQNEILNEPTDKLLLNFKGGQIPVSFDRQEEIIWMKQNKPTFGQIVDSNKVSEVLNIGKESIDDQFPIQEVSTGLPVIIVPLKSLEAVKKVRVNKEKYYELIENTDAKAIMVFSPETYDSTNDLNVRDFADYFGVPEDAATGSSNGCLASYLIKYRYFEKSEISIRVEQGYEIKRPSLLFLKAHENNGEITVHVGGQVDKVAQGEWFLS, from the coding sequence ATGAGCAAAATAAATTATTCTATTGTTGATGTTTTTTCACAAGGAAAATATACCGGAAATCAACTAGCTGTTTTTAAAAATGCTGGAAACATCTCAGATCGTGAAATGCAACAAATAGCAAAGGAAATTCATTTTTCTGAGACTACTTTTATCTTATCTGACAAAGAATCAGCTGGAGGTTACGACGTTCGTATCTTTACACCTAACGAAGAAGTTCCTTTTGCTGGCCACCCAACTTTAGGGACAGCCTATATCATTCAAAACGAAATTTTAAACGAACCAACTGATAAGCTTTTATTAAATTTTAAAGGGGGGCAGATTCCCGTTTCGTTCGATCGTCAAGAAGAAATAATATGGATGAAACAAAACAAGCCAACTTTTGGTCAAATAGTAGATAGTAATAAAGTTTCGGAGGTTTTAAATATAGGGAAAGAATCCATAGATGATCAATTTCCTATCCAAGAGGTTTCAACTGGTCTTCCGGTGATTATAGTACCTTTAAAATCTTTAGAAGCTGTTAAAAAAGTAAGAGTAAATAAAGAAAAATACTACGAGTTAATTGAGAATACGGATGCAAAAGCGATTATGGTTTTTTCTCCCGAAACATATGATTCTACAAATGATTTAAATGTTCGAGACTTTGCCGATTATTTTGGTGTTCCTGAAGACGCAGCAACAGGAAGTTCGAATGGATGTTTAGCTTCCTATTTAATTAAATATAGGTATTTTGAAAAAAGTGAAATAAGCATTCGTGTAGAACAAGGATATGAAATAAAAAGACCATCCTTATTGTTTTTAAAAGCCCATGAAAATAACGGAGAAATCACTGTACATGTAGGGGGACAAGTAGACAAAGTGGCTCAGGGAGAATGGTTTCTCTCCTAA
- a CDS encoding AbrB/MazE/SpoVT family DNA-binding domain-containing protein, translating into MKSTGFVRKLDELGRFVIPIELRKTLSIREKDQVEVFIDEDQIILRKNNAELACALTGEITKENKALAGGKLVLSPEGAEMLVKEIEAHFLNKVPK; encoded by the coding sequence ATGAAAAGTACAGGATTTGTCCGTAAGCTCGACGAATTAGGAAGGTTTGTGATTCCAATCGAGTTAAGAAAAACATTAAGTATCAGAGAGAAGGACCAGGTAGAAGTTTTTATTGATGAGGATCAGATCATTCTCAGAAAAAATAATGCGGAATTGGCTTGTGCTTTAACAGGTGAAATAACCAAAGAAAATAAAGCTCTTGCTGGAGGTAAGTTGGTACTGAGTCCGGAAGGTGCAGAAATGCTAGTTAAAGAGATTGAAGCCCACTTCCTAAACAAAGTTCCGAAATGA
- a CDS encoding HU family DNA-binding protein — protein MNKTELINAVAEASELTKKDAGKAVDAVFEAITNALANGDKVQLIGFGNFEVRERAARKGRNPQTGEEIEIAASKVPAFSAGKVLKDAVKNS, from the coding sequence ATGAATAAAACAGAATTAATTAACGCAGTAGCAGAAGCTAGTGAGCTAACAAAGAAAGATGCTGGAAAAGCAGTTGATGCAGTATTTGAAGCAATTACGAATGCTTTAGCAAATGGTGATAAAGTACAATTGATCGGCTTTGGTAATTTCGAAGTTCGCGAAAGAGCTGCAAGAAAAGGAAGAAACCCACAAACGGGTGAAGAAATTGAAATTGCCGCTTCAAAAGTTCCTGCATTTTCAGCAGGAAAAGTATTAAAAGACGCCGTTAAAAATTCTTAA
- a CDS encoding SRPBCC family protein, which translates to MWKFEHTITTTAKVETIWKLYSDITTWTEWDKGVVHASLEGAFTQGTKGILQPAGQEPLHFELTDVQPFRRFSDVTDIPALGIQVCFTHLLSESQEGTRISHKVQIIGPNADQVGPKFGAHMVDGIPQTMESLASLALDKERHYA; encoded by the coding sequence ATGTGGAAATTTGAACACACCATTACAACAACTGCAAAAGTGGAGACTATTTGGAAACTGTACAGTGATATTACGACTTGGACTGAATGGGATAAAGGCGTAGTCCACGCTTCTTTGGAAGGGGCTTTTACTCAAGGAACAAAAGGAATTCTGCAGCCGGCGGGACAAGAACCGCTCCACTTTGAATTAACAGACGTTCAACCTTTTCGTCGTTTTTCGGATGTAACGGATATTCCTGCATTAGGAATTCAAGTTTGCTTTACACACCTTTTGTCAGAATCTCAAGAAGGAACAAGGATTTCTCATAAAGTGCAAATCATTGGCCCTAATGCAGATCAAGTTGGGCCAAAGTTTGGTGCCCATATGGTTGACGGTATTCCACAAACCATGGAGAGCTTGGCTTCTCTTGCTTTAGATAAGGAACGTCATTATGCTTAA
- a CDS encoding EVE domain-containing protein, which produces MLNEIEMKHCRYWIGVVSASHVKKGVAGGFAQLCHGKSAPLKRMNPGDWLIYYSPRTDMLNGEPLQAFTAIGQVKDDRVYEYQMSESFIPFRRNIHYTECKEIQIANLLDQLSFTRGKRNWGYPFRLGHFEIPWQDFMIIKDAMLTTQEE; this is translated from the coding sequence ATGCTTAATGAAATCGAAATGAAGCATTGCAGGTACTGGATTGGTGTCGTTTCAGCTTCTCATGTAAAAAAAGGGGTGGCGGGTGGTTTCGCCCAACTTTGCCATGGTAAGTCTGCCCCACTCAAACGAATGAATCCCGGGGATTGGCTGATCTATTACTCCCCTCGTACGGATATGTTGAATGGAGAGCCGCTGCAAGCATTTACTGCCATCGGCCAGGTCAAGGATGATAGAGTGTACGAATACCAAATGTCTGAATCCTTCATCCCTTTCCGTCGTAACATCCATTACACAGAATGCAAGGAAATCCAAATAGCAAACCTTTTGGATCAACTTAGTTTTACACGCGGGAAAAGGAATTGGGGCTACCCCTTTCGGCTGGGGCATTTTGAAATCCCATGGCAAGACTTTATGATCATTAAGGATGCCATGTTAACAACACAGGAGGAATAG
- a CDS encoding MarR family winged helix-turn-helix transcriptional regulator yields the protein MSSKFNTAEESPGFMLWQVTNIWQRAMRTALEPFQLTHPQFVLLFSCKWLNEQNNNSGITQVQLAGHAQMDVNVTSQVLRTLEKKGYILRSPHPTDSRANVISVTDSGDMLASQAVGAVEAADRDFFSGLGDDIQHLNRYLKQLSKS from the coding sequence ATGAGCTCGAAATTTAACACGGCTGAAGAAAGCCCTGGATTTATGCTATGGCAAGTGACGAATATTTGGCAAAGAGCCATGCGGACCGCTTTGGAACCCTTCCAATTAACTCATCCGCAATTCGTGCTTCTCTTTTCATGTAAATGGCTAAATGAACAAAATAACAATAGTGGTATAACTCAAGTTCAATTAGCAGGGCACGCCCAAATGGACGTTAATGTTACATCTCAGGTCTTGAGGACGCTGGAGAAGAAAGGATATATCCTCCGTAGCCCTCACCCAACAGATTCTAGGGCCAATGTTATTTCGGTAACCGACTCTGGGGATATGTTAGCATCACAAGCGGTCGGAGCAGTTGAGGCAGCGGATCGAGACTTTTTTTCGGGCCTGGGCGATGATATTCAACATTTAAATAGATATTTGAAACAACTGAGCAAATCGTAA
- a CDS encoding MerR family transcriptional regulator: protein MKNKFSIGEMAKLHHTTIKTLRYYDEIGLLEPIEIDQKNGYRYYSTEQFEQLNTIHYLKELGFCLKEIRDHLEHRDIDGFLEMLKKQKELTELKIKELEQINRRFQNRMDDIHFARGITEFEMVVIKNFQERKIIRLMERISSEPELEISLRKLENSYNMSSSIFIGGVGLTVSMDHIMNGKFHEYNSIFILMEEDRLSNELKETLLEGLYACIYYRGNHQDSPKYYRILLNYIHEHGMQIIGDAIERTIIDHYISKNKEDYLTEIQIPVRYKEGERGMDRKANSSY, encoded by the coding sequence ATGAAGAATAAATTTTCGATTGGGGAAATGGCAAAGCTCCATCATACGACGATCAAAACGCTGAGATATTACGATGAAATAGGGTTATTGGAGCCGATTGAAATTGATCAAAAGAACGGATACAGATACTATTCAACAGAACAATTTGAACAGCTTAACACGATTCATTATTTAAAGGAACTAGGCTTTTGTTTGAAAGAAATAAGAGATCACTTAGAGCATAGAGATATTGACGGTTTTTTGGAAATGCTGAAAAAGCAAAAAGAACTGACTGAACTGAAAATAAAAGAATTGGAACAGATTAATCGCAGATTCCAAAATCGAATGGATGACATTCATTTTGCACGGGGAATAACAGAATTTGAAATGGTAGTTATTAAAAATTTTCAGGAGAGGAAAATCATCAGGTTAATGGAAAGAATCAGCTCAGAGCCGGAGTTGGAAATTTCTTTGCGGAAATTAGAGAATTCGTACAATATGAGTTCTTCTATCTTTATTGGCGGAGTCGGGCTTACAGTCAGTATGGATCACATAATGAATGGAAAGTTTCATGAGTATAACTCTATATTTATTTTAATGGAGGAAGACCGTCTTTCAAATGAATTAAAAGAAACATTACTGGAAGGACTGTATGCTTGTATTTATTATAGGGGAAATCATCAGGATTCTCCTAAGTATTATAGAATCTTATTGAATTATATTCATGAACATGGCATGCAAATAATCGGAGACGCTATTGAAAGAACTATTATTGACCATTATATCTCCAAAAATAAAGAAGATTATCTGACTGAAATACAAATACCGGTAAGGTATAAGGAGGGGGAGCGGGGAATGGACAGGAAGGCCAACTCAAGCTACTGA
- a CDS encoding GNAT family N-acetyltransferase: MKISSKLITLDEIEMLRKPLDQLHEYHNHKSKYFSGSYPRITFEERIEEYKNNSKDGEYRIELLMEAQTNNIIAFCITHCKKLIGKVDVLFVDETYRGNGLGKELMHHAMKWFKEKDINEIELTVVYGNEAVAFYQKFGFFPRSIIMTTKS, translated from the coding sequence TTGAAAATTTCCTCAAAGTTAATAACTCTTGATGAAATAGAAATGTTACGCAAGCCTTTAGATCAATTACATGAATACCATAACCATAAATCGAAATATTTTTCTGGAAGTTATCCGAGAATCACATTTGAGGAACGAATAGAGGAATATAAAAATAATTCAAAGGATGGTGAATACAGGATTGAATTATTAATGGAGGCACAAACCAATAACATAATAGCATTTTGTATCACTCATTGTAAGAAGTTGATTGGTAAAGTAGACGTTCTATTTGTCGATGAAACGTATCGGGGGAATGGGTTGGGGAAGGAATTAATGCATCATGCAATGAAATGGTTTAAGGAAAAAGATATAAATGAAATAGAGCTAACTGTCGTTTATGGGAATGAGGCAGTTGCATTCTATCAGAAATTTGGTTTTTTTCCACGATCGATCATTATGACAACAAAATCATAG
- a CDS encoding VOC family protein, protein MKLNHLNLTVTDVHAAREFLERYFDLKTKHTRGDSFALLLDADGLMLSLMKSREVNYPKTFHIGFTQQSEEEVNKIYQRLIDDGFDVNPPQRSHGWTFYIKAPGGFTVEVLSS, encoded by the coding sequence ATGAAACTAAATCATCTCAATCTTACGGTAACAGATGTTCATGCGGCTAGGGAGTTCTTGGAGCGTTACTTTGACCTAAAAACAAAGCATACCCGCGGTGATTCATTCGCTTTACTGCTTGACGCTGATGGGTTAATGCTATCCCTTATGAAAAGTCGGGAAGTCAACTACCCCAAGACCTTTCATATTGGTTTTACCCAACAAAGTGAGGAAGAAGTAAATAAAATTTATCAGCGTTTGATCGATGATGGGTTTGATGTTAATCCGCCTCAAAGATCACACGGATGGACCTTTTATATTAAAGCTCCGGGAGGATTTACTGTTGAGGTCCTATCCTCTTGA
- a CDS encoding DUF899 domain-containing protein, which yields MEHKVLPRNEWIEARKVLLQKEKEFTKLRDELTQQRRDLPWEAVKKTYTFDGPNGTLLLADLFAGRSQLIVYHFMFNPSWDQGCKHCSFWADHYSGMIPHLHHRDVTFVCISRAPLERLDAFKKRMGWTFPWYSSGNTDFNYDFQASFTDEEVENKEAFYNYTMQNPMSTDREGVSVFYKNEEGNIFHTYSTYARGIDMMNITYQFLDLVPKGRQDDRGLRHQDQYIPKI from the coding sequence ATGGAGCATAAAGTTCTGCCAAGAAATGAATGGATAGAAGCGCGTAAAGTGTTGCTACAGAAAGAAAAGGAATTCACCAAGTTGCGTGATGAGCTTACGCAGCAGAGAAGGGATCTGCCTTGGGAAGCAGTGAAGAAGACTTACACATTTGATGGTCCCAACGGTACTTTGTTATTAGCCGACTTATTTGCTGGTAGAAGTCAACTAATTGTGTACCATTTCATGTTCAACCCCAGTTGGGATCAAGGCTGCAAGCATTGTTCTTTTTGGGCAGATCACTACAGCGGGATGATTCCGCACTTACACCACAGGGATGTTACTTTTGTCTGTATTTCTCGTGCACCCTTAGAGAGGCTTGACGCATTCAAAAAACGAATGGGTTGGACGTTCCCTTGGTATTCATCAGGAAATACGGATTTTAATTATGATTTCCAAGCGTCTTTCACCGATGAAGAGGTAGAGAATAAAGAAGCATTTTATAACTATACCATGCAGAATCCTATGAGCACTGATAGAGAAGGTGTGAGCGTTTTCTATAAAAACGAGGAAGGAAATATATTTCACACATACTCTACCTACGCTCGTGGCATCGACATGATGAATATCACCTATCAGTTTCTCGATTTGGTACCGAAAGGTCGACAAGACGACCGCGGATTACGGCATCAGGATCAATACATACCAAAAATATAA
- a CDS encoding class I SAM-dependent methyltransferase translates to MKSFQTTKDIWDANLYDHKHSFVSKYGNSLVELLNPQQGEKILDLGCGTGDLANALYEHGAKIVGVDKSQNMVEQAISKFPHIEFMVQDATNLDYDHEFDAVFSNATLHWVQPADKALSGIYKSLKQGGRFVAEFGGKGNVQTIINEIIQQIQETGFEFNRSQFPWYYPSIAEYSTLMEEAGFRVTYAQHYDRPTPLDGENGLKNWIHMFGKNLFEGLNEHTTNEIISTVEHNLKEILYNDGTWIADYKRIRVIGIK, encoded by the coding sequence ATGAAATCATTTCAAACAACAAAGGACATCTGGGATGCGAATTTATATGATCATAAGCATTCTTTTGTTTCAAAATACGGGAATAGTTTGGTTGAACTACTAAATCCACAACAAGGGGAGAAAATCCTTGATCTTGGTTGCGGAACTGGAGATTTAGCTAATGCCTTATATGAACATGGGGCAAAAATTGTAGGGGTAGACAAATCCCAAAACATGGTGGAGCAAGCCATTAGTAAATTCCCACATATAGAGTTTATGGTTCAGGATGCCACCAACTTAGACTATGATCACGAATTTGATGCCGTGTTCTCTAACGCAACCCTTCATTGGGTTCAGCCTGCAGACAAAGCATTATCTGGTATTTATAAAAGTTTAAAGCAAGGAGGAAGATTTGTTGCTGAATTTGGGGGAAAAGGCAATGTTCAAACCATAATAAATGAAATCATCCAGCAAATCCAGGAAACAGGATTTGAGTTTAACCGATCTCAATTTCCTTGGTATTATCCAAGCATTGCCGAGTATTCTACTTTAATGGAAGAAGCGGGCTTTCGAGTGACTTATGCTCAGCATTATGATAGACCTACCCCATTGGATGGAGAAAATGGATTAAAAAACTGGATTCATATGTTCGGTAAAAACCTGTTCGAAGGTCTGAATGAACATACAACAAATGAAATCATTTCAACCGTTGAACATAATTTAAAAGAAATTCTATACAATGATGGCACTTGGATAGCTGATTATAAAAGAATTCGAGTGATTGGGATTAAATAG
- a CDS encoding DUF3231 family protein, with the protein MTVKEELTSSEIANLWTAYIDNSAMSIKLKYVLHIMEDTEILPIVQKTNQLSENNLIQFNQIFDKEKYSAPIGFTDSDVHLAAPRLYSDSFFLVFLQNKMDMNLNAYSMGLSHSTRSDIRNFFQQSLAASIEIFKEATDLMLEKGIYVRPPYIPTPKTVDMTERQNFLTGWLGKRRPLTAIEIDQLFFNISRNALGHALLLGYSQVAKLKEVREHMRRGADIAKKHIHLFSSILLEEDIPAPMLWASKIEDTSVSPFSDKLLMFEVTGTTQAGVGYYGRSLASAQRRDLGAQYLKVLTDSILYGEDGGNITIKNAWLEEPPQAINFRKKVKG; encoded by the coding sequence ATGACTGTGAAAGAAGAACTAACCTCATCTGAAATTGCTAACCTTTGGACTGCGTACATTGATAATAGTGCGATGAGTATTAAGTTAAAATACGTTCTACATATAATGGAAGACACAGAAATTCTTCCAATTGTCCAAAAAACAAACCAGCTTTCTGAAAATAATTTAATACAGTTTAATCAAATTTTTGATAAGGAGAAATATTCTGCTCCAATAGGTTTTACAGATTCTGACGTTCATTTAGCTGCTCCAAGGTTATATTCGGATAGCTTCTTTTTAGTGTTTCTTCAAAATAAGATGGATATGAATCTAAACGCATATTCAATGGGATTGTCGCATTCAACACGTTCTGATATACGGAATTTTTTTCAACAATCTTTAGCTGCTTCTATAGAGATTTTTAAGGAAGCAACAGATTTAATGTTGGAAAAAGGAATTTATGTAAGACCGCCATATATTCCAACGCCTAAAACGGTTGATATGACCGAGAGACAAAATTTTTTGACAGGCTGGTTGGGAAAACGCAGACCTTTAACAGCTATTGAAATTGACCAGTTATTTTTTAATATAAGTCGTAATGCATTAGGCCATGCCTTACTATTGGGCTATAGTCAAGTTGCCAAATTAAAAGAAGTGAGGGAACATATGCGGCGTGGTGCAGACATTGCCAAAAAGCATATTCATCTTTTCAGTTCTATCTTATTGGAAGAAGATATTCCAGCTCCGATGCTTTGGGCCTCAAAAATTGAAGATACTTCCGTTTCACCTTTTTCAGATAAACTTTTAATGTTTGAAGTGACTGGCACAACGCAAGCTGGAGTTGGATATTATGGACGTTCATTAGCTTCTGCGCAACGCCGGGATTTAGGTGCGCAGTATTTGAAAGTGTTAACAGATAGCATTCTTTATGGAGAAGATGGCGGCAATATTACAATCAAAAATGCTTGGTTAGAAGAACCCCCTCAAGCGATCAACTTTAGAAAAAAAGTAAAAGGTTAA